From the genome of Sporomusa sphaeroides DSM 2875:
GCTAATTATATCACAGCTGACGGGGAGGAGGTCTATTGGTAATTGCAGGCAAGCAGAGTGAGGCGGCTGCAAATTTTCATTAGATACTATCTATATTGACGCAAGCCAAAGTTTGTAAAACACAAATTAATTGTAAGGGGGATTTTTACAATGAAACCAGCAGTGTCAGGCAGGTATTGGCGGAAAAAACGGATATACTCTTACAGCGGCGAGGCCAGCTATGGAGCTTGATCCCCGTTTTGCTCAAACACTTGTTGATATTGTTGCCGCAGAACTAAATCAAAACGTCAATATTACAGATAATCACGGTGTTATTATTGCATCCTTCAGCAAGGAGCGTATCTCGCATATTCATGAAGCGGCTGCAAAAATGCTGCTTAGTGGTCCGATCCGGGAATTTTCCGTTACAGATAAGGAAGAACGGCAATTAAAAGGGGTACGGGCAGGATTCAATGTGCCGATTATGGTAAATGATTGCTGTGTTGGGGTTATTGGCGTTTCCGGTGAACCTCATACGGCAGCGCCTTACGCCCGATTGGCTGCAAGATTTGTCGAAGCGGCCTTAGAATCCAATGCCAGACAGGAAAAGCTGGTGCGCGCTCTGCTGGAAAAGGAAGAGCTTCAATCCACGTTGTTAAACAAGGTGATTAGTGTTCAGGAAGAGGAACGTAAAAAGATATCGCGTGAGCTGCATGATGAAACCAGTCAGGCCTTAACGTCAATTATCGTTGGTTTACGGGTGTTATCCGAGCATGTGCATAGTGAGAATGAGCGGATGAAGATTTTGGAGATGCGTGATTTGGTGGTAACAACACTGGAGGCTGTGCATCACCTGGCCGTGCAGCTTAGACCGGCCTTGCTGGATGACCTGGGGCTGGTGGCAGCAGCGCAAAAGTATATTGAGAACTATTCACGCCAATATAATATTTTTGTGGACCTGGCTGTTGTTAATTTGTCGCGGCAAAGGTTTTTGCCGGAGATTGAAATTACCTTGTACCGGATTTTGCAGGAGGCTTTAACCAATATTGCCAAACATGCCAAAGCCAGTAAGGTGAAAGTTACCCTGAAAAAGCACAAGGGAAGACTGATGCTGATAGTAAAAGACAGCGGTATTGGTTTTAATGCCAAGCGGATCAGCGGTACTGCCAGTGATAATTGTCTTGGTATTCACGGTATGCATGAAAGGGTTGCACTTTTGTCAGGCGATTTTACCATTCATTCCTCTGAAGGGGAAGGAACGACCATTGCGGTAGAGATTCCTATCCGACAGCATAAAAAAACAGAAAGCGGTTTGGGCCAAGCCCATTAACCGCTTTCCATTTTTTACTCTGGACTTAATTTACACATTACTGTGATAATGACTGGGGGGTGAGTCAGACCATCGGCCACCATCACAGCCTATGTGGAGTAAGCTTTACTTGCGCTGGCCGGCTTTATAAGCTCTGTCTAACAGTTGAATGACATGGAATACGTTTTGGTTCATGTTGTTTTGGACCAGGCCGTCGGTGATATGCATGCGGCAGGTGCCGCAGCTGGTGGCCACTGTGTCCGCTTTAGTCTGAGCGATATTGGCGATTTTACGGTCGTTAATTTTACGCGAGATTTCGTAGTTCGCCAGACTGAAAGAGCCGCCGGAACCGCAGCAACGGTCGGCTTCTTTCATTTCTACGAAGGTCAGACCGGGGATGGATTTTAATATTTCACGCGGTTCAGCGGTAACTTTGATACCACGCGCCATGTGACAGGGGTCGTGCATGGTGACTGTGGCATTGACCGGACCGAGCCTGCTTTTGTCAAGTTTCACAACATTAACTAAGAATTGGCTGATTTCATAGGTCTTACTAGCCAGTTTCTCAGCCTTGGCTTTCATTACCGGGTTATCGTGGAACAATTCGATGAACTCTATCTTCCAGGCTTCGGCACAGGAGCCGCAGGCGGCAATGATGTAATCAATATCATATTGCTCGAAGACTTCGATATTGTGTTTGGCTAAGAGTTTAGCCGACTCAACATCGCCGGACATAAATATCGGTGTGCCACAACAATGCTGCATAGGCGGAATGACAATTTCAACATTGTTGGCCTTGAGTACATCAATGACTGCCTGACCTACATCGGTGTAAATATAATTGATAGTACAGCCGGTGAAAAAACCGACTTTCATTTTGGGTTTATCAACTTTAATTACTTCCGGGTTTTGGCTGCGCAACGGCGTAGCGGCAAACGGCGCGGTTACGCGGCGCTTATCAAGTCCGGGCATCGGGAAACGGGCTACGGCCGCCATGGGGCGGGGCAGTTTTTTCATGCTTAGCGGGCCAAAGAGACCGGCCATTCTTAGTGCCAGGTCAAACATGGCCCGGTTTTTCAGCAGGTTAAACACCTGTTTCTTTACCGGATGCAGACCACGGGCTTTTACGGCAGCCTGGCGGCCGCGGACGATAAGTTCGTCAGCCGGTACACCGCAAGGACATTTTACCGAACACGCTTTACAAGATACGCATTTGGCCATCCATTTATCGAAGTTTTCACTGATGGGAATTTTACCGCTTAATACCGCCTCCATCAGTGCGAGTTTACCTCTGGCAACTGCTGTTTCGGTGCCCAGCTCTTTGTAGATGGGGCACACTTCCATACAGTTACCGCATTTCATACAGTTGGCAAGCGCATCCTGAATGTCAGCCAACAGTTCCTTATCCTGCGCATTGATGGCCTGCGCGGTGACGGATTTGTTAGAATCACTCATTTTAACACTCTCCTACTAGTTTTCCGGGATTTAAAATGAGGTTGGGGTCAAGGGCGCGTTTAATATTGCGCATAGCTTCCATCGCTACCGGACCGAATTGATCTTCCATATATTTAAGTTTGCCAAGGCCAATACCATGTTCGCCAGACAGTGTGCCGCCCAGTTTAATAGCGGTACCGAAAATTTCGTCCATGGCCTTATATACCCGGCTCATTTCTTCCTCATCACGGATGTCACAGACAATAGTCGGATGCATGTTGCCGTCGCCGGCATGGCCGAAGGTACCAATAGTGACATTGTATTTTTTGGCAATTTCATTTACGGCGCGAATCATCTCAGGAACCTTGTTTCTGGGGACGGTGGCATCTTCCACAAAGGTTGTGGGGCGGAGCTTGGCCAGGGCCGGGAGCGCGGCGCGGCGGGCAGCCCAGATTTTATCGCGTTCAGCCGCATCTTTGGCCTGTCTCACTTCATCTGCCTTATTAATGGTCAGCACTTCCAGGACTTTTGCAGCTTCTTTTTCCACTACCTCGGGAATACCGTCAACTTCAATCAGCAGGACGGCCTCGGCATCAACCGGCAGGCCAACTTTGGCATAATCTTCGACCGTGCGGATGGTGGCATTATCCATAATTTCCAGTGTTGCCGGAATAATCTTGGCGGCGATGATGGCCGCTATGGAATTACCGGCATTGTCAAGGTTCTTAAAAATAGCCATCATGCTCTTTTTGGCCTCAGGAGCGGGGACCAGTTTAACAATAATTTTAGTAATTACGCCTAAGGTGCCTTCCGCACCGGTAAAGAGCTTGGTCATGTCATAGCCTGACACGTCTTTTACATTTTTGCCGCCGACATTCATAACTTGTCCGCTGGCAAGCACTACTTCAAGGCCCATCACATAGTGTTTGGTTACGCCATATTTGAGCCCGCGCAGTCCGCCGGCGTTTTCAGAGACGGTGCCGCCTAAGGTAGCTGTGGTTACGGTGCCGGGGTCCGGCGGATAGATGAGCCCGTGGGTTTCAACTGCTTTATTAAGGTCAGAGACAATGACGCCGGGCTGGGCTACTGCCACCAGGTTTTCGGTATCAATTTCAATAATTTGATTCATGCGGGTCATGAGGAGCACAATGCCGCCTTTTGTCGGTATGGTGCCTGCAGACAAATTGGTGCCCGAACCGCGGGTATAAACCGGAATTTTTTCGCTGTTGGCCAACGCCAGCACCTTGGCTACTTCTTCCGTAGTGCCTGGTATGACAACAACGTCGGGCATATGGGAAAACCCTGGAGTAGCATCATACGAGTAGCAGTGCAGCTCTTCCGCACTTGTTAGTACATGCTCAGTACCTACAATTCTTTTGAGCGCCTCAATATGTTGGTTTTGCATTTGCTCATACCCCTTCATGTTTAAAATTTTCCGACAGTAAAGAAAATTAGCATTTGATAATATTGTCGCTAAATTTCGTCAAAATGTAAATCAGGCACTTACAGTAATATTATGTGGGGGATTACTGTAAGTGCCTGTAAGGGAAAATCCGACAAATAGTCTTAATTTTCACATATTAATAAGTTTATACTGCAGAGCGTAATTGACCAGTTCGGATTTTTTCCGGACATTAAGTTTGGTCATGACGCGTGAACGGTAGGTGTCTATCGTTTTGGTGCTTAAAGACAGGTGACTGGCAATTTCACTATTGGTATGCCCCTGGGCCAACAGCCGCAGCACTTGGCGCTCCCGCGCGCTTAAGAGGGTATAGGGATCGCGCTGGTCGTTTTTTTCGTCTGGAATTTTGAGCAGACTATTCAGCAGGGTTTGCGACATGGTTTCATTGAGATGTTTTTTTCCTGAGGAAATTTTAAGGATACCTTCAACCAGTTCGGTGTCTGCCGATTTTTTTAGTACATAGCCGTCGGCACCGGCCCGCATGACTTCTTTGATATATTCATCACCATCATACATTGTCAGGACAAGTATGCGGCAGGAAAGTCCCCGGGACTTCATTTCTTTGATACACTCTACGCCGCTCATAACCGGCATGGATATATCGAGCAGCAGTACATCCGGACGGAGCTGTTCTACCATGCGAATGGCCTGTTGACCATCACCGGCTTCGCCAATGACTTCAAATAATGGTGAACAATTCAGCAATGCTTTGAGTCCCGAACGCAATACGGCATGATCGTCAGCAATTACAATACGTATTCTATCCATATTTTAGCCTCCACTTAGTTAACCTGTAATTTCATGTTGGAAAATTTTTTTTCTTGCCCCATACCTAATAATATTATGTTACAATAGTATCATATAAAATATCAATCACTATTTACCGGACCGGAGGCGTTACAATGGTTGCCGAAGTTTTATTGTATTTTTCCCTGTTTTTCTTTATCGCAGGTGTACTGTCACCATTTTTCACTAAAAGTAACAAAATAGTCAACTATGTTGCACATGGAATGGCGGCGCTGGGGTGTCTGGCGGTTGTACTGTGTGCGATTTTTATTTTTGCCGGTGGCAAAGTTGACTTAATGACACCGTTATTGCTGTTAGGCGAACCGGTTCACATCCGGCTGGATTATCTGGCGGCGTACTTTTTGTTGATTATTGGGGTAGTAGGCGCTGCAGCCAGTATATATGCTGTTGGTTACAGCCGTGAGTATGCGGGGGACGGACGTCGCTATCAGGTTATGGTATCGATGTATTGTGCTTTTTTGCTGTCGATGGTGCTGGTGGTTGCTGTTAGTCATGTGGCCGCCTTTATTGTTGTTTGGGAATTGATGGCTGTTACTTCGTTTTTTCTGGTCAATTATGAGCATCATCATAATGAAGTCAGGCGGGCAGCTTTTGTCTACATTGTCATGACCCATGTGGGGACGGCTTTTGTTATCACTGCTTTTTTTCTGCTGGCTCACAAGGCCGGCAGTTTGGACTTTGGCAGCCTGGTTCAGGCAGCAGGCAGTCTTGATACTTGGACTAAGAACATGGTATTTTTGTGTGCCTGGATTGGTTTTGGTGCTAAGGCCGGTATTATTCCGCTACACATTTGGCTGCCGCTGGCGCATCCGGCGGCTCCCAGCCATGTATCGGCACTCATGTCAGGCGTAATGCTTAAAACCGCCATTTATGGCTTGTGCCGGTTTTATCTTGAGTTTTTGGGCACAGGCCCGGTCTGGTGGGGCGTAGTGGTGCTGGTATTTGCTATTGTGTCTGCCGTATTGGGTGTGCTTTATGCGCTGATGGAGTCGGATGTAAAACGTTTGCTTGCTTATTCCAGTGCGGAGAATATGGGTATTATTTTGCTGGGAATGGGGGCCGGCATGGTATTTATGGCCAAAGGAATGGGAACGCTGGCAGCGCTGGCCTGGGCGGCAGCGCTTTATCATGTGCTAAACCATGCTATTTTTAAGTCGCTGCTGTTTATGGGAGCCGGAGCTGTGCTTACGGCTGTCAGGACCAAGGAACTGGAACGCCTGGGCGGCCTGATAAAAAAGATGCCTTACACGGCTGTGTGTGTGTTGGCTGGTACTGCTGCTATTTCGGCATTGCCGCCGTTAAATGGTTTTATCAGCGAGTGGTTAACCTTTCAGTCTTTGCTCTATTTGCCGCAAGCCTTGCAAGGAGTGCTGGGGAAGGTGCTGGCAGCGCTTTTGCTGGCGCTGCTCGGGCTTACCGGGGGGCTGGCAGCGGCTTGCTTTGTGAAGGCGTTCGGCATTGCTTTTTTGGGCAAACCGCGCAGTAGCCAGGCCGAGCAGGCTGGGGAGGCTAACAAGCCTATGCTGGTGTCTATGGCGGCTCTTGCCGGCTTGTGCGTATTTTTTGGTGTATGGCCGCAGCTGGTTATTGAGGCTCTTAAACAGGTGCTTTTTGGGATACCTGGTGTAAATGCTTTGCCGGCTTTTGCCGATACGGCCTGGTATCTGGCCGGGGTTCAGCCGGCCGGCGGCAATACCAGTCTGGAGATGCCTGTGGTCGTGCTTATTATGTTTTTTGGCGCAGCTCTTGCCTGGGCGTTATACCGGTTATACGGCAAACCGCAGATTGTTGGCGGTGAGACCTGGACCTGCGGGATTGTGCCGACAGCCAGGATGGAATATACTGCTACCGGCTTTTCCAAGCCAATCCGCATGGCTTTCCGGGCAATTTTACGGCCCCAGCGTGAGACGGTTGCGGATGTAAGCCCTAACCGCTACTTTGGGCGCCGCTTGAGTTACCATGTCAGTATTACCGATATATTTAACGCCCTTTACCGGCCTGTTAATCATGCCATCATCCAGGCGGCTCAGTTTATGAAGGGTATTCAAACAGGCAGTGTCCAGCTTTATGTCGGATATATCACGGCAATTACCGTGCTGGCACTCATTATAAGTAACGGGTGGTGAGCAATATGGAACCAGTAACGCTAATTAAAAATTTTGTTTGTGCTTTCGCTATTGTGGCTGTTTCACCGTTAGTGGCCGGTATGATTAAAACCGCCAAAGCCGGCATGCAAAACCGTCGTGGTCCGGGAGTACTGCAAGTATATTATGATTTGTCTAAACTACTGCAAAAAGACAGTGTGGTATCGCCGACCACCTCGTGGATTTTTTCCCGGGCGCCCTTTATTTATTTTGCCGGCGCTTTTGCTGCGGCAGCACTCTTGCCGGCAGGCGATTTATTTACTTTGCTCTATGTGCTGGCGG
Proteins encoded in this window:
- a CDS encoding FAD-binding oxidoreductase, giving the protein MQNQHIEALKRIVGTEHVLTSAEELHCYSYDATPGFSHMPDVVVIPGTTEEVAKVLALANSEKIPVYTRGSGTNLSAGTIPTKGGIVLLMTRMNQIIEIDTENLVAVAQPGVIVSDLNKAVETHGLIYPPDPGTVTTATLGGTVSENAGGLRGLKYGVTKHYVMGLEVVLASGQVMNVGGKNVKDVSGYDMTKLFTGAEGTLGVITKIIVKLVPAPEAKKSMMAIFKNLDNAGNSIAAIIAAKIIPATLEIMDNATIRTVEDYAKVGLPVDAEAVLLIEVDGIPEVVEKEAAKVLEVLTINKADEVRQAKDAAERDKIWAARRAALPALAKLRPTTFVEDATVPRNKVPEMIRAVNEIAKKYNVTIGTFGHAGDGNMHPTIVCDIRDEEEMSRVYKAMDEIFGTAIKLGGTLSGEHGIGLGKLKYMEDQFGPVAMEAMRNIKRALDPNLILNPGKLVGEC
- a CDS encoding sugar diacid recognition domain-containing protein is translated as MELDPRFAQTLVDIVAAELNQNVNITDNHGVIIASFSKERISHIHEAAAKMLLSGPIREFSVTDKEERQLKGVRAGFNVPIMVNDCCVGVIGVSGEPHTAAPYARLAARFVEAALESNARQEKLVRALLEKEELQSTLLNKVISVQEEERKKISRELHDETSQALTSIIVGLRVLSEHVHSENERMKILEMRDLVVTTLEAVHHLAVQLRPALLDDLGLVAAAQKYIENYSRQYNIFVDLAVVNLSRQRFLPEIEITLYRILQEALTNIAKHAKASKVKVTLKKHKGRLMLIVKDSGIGFNAKRISGTASDNCLGIHGMHERVALLSGDFTIHSSEGEGTTIAVEIPIRQHKKTESGLGQAH
- a CDS encoding (Fe-S)-binding protein, with the protein product MSDSNKSVTAQAINAQDKELLADIQDALANCMKCGNCMEVCPIYKELGTETAVARGKLALMEAVLSGKIPISENFDKWMAKCVSCKACSVKCPCGVPADELIVRGRQAAVKARGLHPVKKQVFNLLKNRAMFDLALRMAGLFGPLSMKKLPRPMAAVARFPMPGLDKRRVTAPFAATPLRSQNPEVIKVDKPKMKVGFFTGCTINYIYTDVGQAVIDVLKANNVEIVIPPMQHCCGTPIFMSGDVESAKLLAKHNIEVFEQYDIDYIIAACGSCAEAWKIEFIELFHDNPVMKAKAEKLASKTYEISQFLVNVVKLDKSRLGPVNATVTMHDPCHMARGIKVTAEPREILKSIPGLTFVEMKEADRCCGSGGSFSLANYEISRKINDRKIANIAQTKADTVATSCGTCRMHITDGLVQNNMNQNVFHVIQLLDRAYKAGQRK
- the hyfB gene encoding hydrogenase 4 subunit B is translated as MVAEVLLYFSLFFFIAGVLSPFFTKSNKIVNYVAHGMAALGCLAVVLCAIFIFAGGKVDLMTPLLLLGEPVHIRLDYLAAYFLLIIGVVGAAASIYAVGYSREYAGDGRRYQVMVSMYCAFLLSMVLVVAVSHVAAFIVVWELMAVTSFFLVNYEHHHNEVRRAAFVYIVMTHVGTAFVITAFFLLAHKAGSLDFGSLVQAAGSLDTWTKNMVFLCAWIGFGAKAGIIPLHIWLPLAHPAAPSHVSALMSGVMLKTAIYGLCRFYLEFLGTGPVWWGVVVLVFAIVSAVLGVLYALMESDVKRLLAYSSAENMGIILLGMGAGMVFMAKGMGTLAALAWAAALYHVLNHAIFKSLLFMGAGAVLTAVRTKELERLGGLIKKMPYTAVCVLAGTAAISALPPLNGFISEWLTFQSLLYLPQALQGVLGKVLAALLLALLGLTGGLAAACFVKAFGIAFLGKPRSSQAEQAGEANKPMLVSMAALAGLCVFFGVWPQLVIEALKQVLFGIPGVNALPAFADTAWYLAGVQPAGGNTSLEMPVVVLIMFFGAALAWALYRLYGKPQIVGGETWTCGIVPTARMEYTATGFSKPIRMAFRAILRPQRETVADVSPNRYFGRRLSYHVSITDIFNALYRPVNHAIIQAAQFMKGIQTGSVQLYVGYITAITVLALIISNGW
- a CDS encoding response regulator; its protein translation is MDRIRIVIADDHAVLRSGLKALLNCSPLFEVIGEAGDGQQAIRMVEQLRPDVLLLDISMPVMSGVECIKEMKSRGLSCRILVLTMYDGDEYIKEVMRAGADGYVLKKSADTELVEGILKISSGKKHLNETMSQTLLNSLLKIPDEKNDQRDPYTLLSARERQVLRLLAQGHTNSEIASHLSLSTKTIDTYRSRVMTKLNVRKKSELVNYALQYKLINM